A window of the Rhodoferax sp. GW822-FHT02A01 genome harbors these coding sequences:
- a CDS encoding biopolymer transporter ExbD, which yields MSKAQEDGAVYDDINITPMLDLSYVLLVIFILMTTASVQGIKVNLPKASNTPSLAKPATKAITITQDGSLYLDAYPMATIQDLEQRLVALKGATPDFPVVLKGDSAVQYAKVMEVLDMLGRLDLNQVGLVTQRLVK from the coding sequence ATGTCCAAGGCGCAAGAAGACGGTGCAGTCTATGACGACATCAACATCACACCGATGTTGGATCTGTCGTATGTGCTGCTGGTGATATTTATATTAATGACCACAGCCTCTGTGCAGGGCATCAAGGTGAATCTGCCCAAGGCCAGCAACACGCCCAGTCTGGCCAAGCCGGCTACCAAGGCCATCACCATCACGCAGGATGGCAGCCTGTATCTGGACGCCTATCCCATGGCCACCATCCAGGATCTGGAGCAGCGGCTGGTGGCGCTCAAGGGCGCCACGCCGGACTTCCCCGTGGTGCTCAAGGGTGACTCGGCGGTGCAGTACGCCAAGGTGATGGAAGTCTTGGACATGCTGGGGCGGCTGGACCTGAACCAGGTTGGCTTGGTGACGCAGCGGTTGGTCAAGTGA
- a CDS encoding putative porin, whose product MKTKTSAVACAVLLLAAAGHAHADEAQSLEALRQTTLGLIQALVQQGFLTQEKADQLVRQAEQKGAAPEVATAKTEKAPIRVPYVPEIVKKQISDQLREEVIAQAKAERWADANAIPEWVDRIKVEGDIRVGLQSDTYGSSNGASATYLAANGQNINEMTDERNRLRMRARLGINAKVTQDLFAALRLTTGSAADALSTSQTLGASGVKSSFALDRAFMRYHDDEGLPWLNVTAGRMPTPWFGTDLVWNENLTLDGIQVQMDPAAKTDQVWRPFVGTGLFALQDIETSTSNQAKSKWLVGLQGGVEWIPDNNKRAKIGLGYYDFQHVSGERNSYNLTTTNNTAPGFRQKGNTLFDIANDGGATSLYALASDYQLVNLTAMLDVSLNDPVHLISTLDYVENIGYDHEKILQRTGLDVARQTTGYMLKFAVGMPSMLLRGDWQASLAYRYLEADAVLDSMTDNDFHLGGTNNKGYVLGMQYALGRNNWISARWLSSNEVSGPPLAVNVLQVYFNAKF is encoded by the coding sequence ATGAAAACAAAGACCTCGGCAGTGGCGTGTGCAGTGCTGCTACTCGCCGCCGCGGGCCATGCCCATGCAGATGAGGCGCAAAGCCTGGAAGCCTTGCGCCAGACCACGCTGGGGCTGATCCAGGCGCTGGTGCAGCAGGGCTTTCTGACCCAGGAAAAGGCCGACCAGCTGGTGCGCCAGGCGGAGCAGAAGGGTGCTGCGCCGGAGGTTGCTACGGCCAAGACAGAAAAGGCGCCGATCCGCGTGCCCTATGTGCCCGAAATTGTGAAGAAGCAGATCAGCGACCAGCTGCGCGAAGAGGTAATTGCCCAGGCCAAGGCCGAACGTTGGGCCGATGCCAACGCGATCCCCGAGTGGGTAGACCGCATCAAGGTGGAAGGCGATATACGTGTGGGTCTGCAGAGCGACACCTACGGTAGCAGCAACGGCGCATCGGCCACGTATCTTGCAGCCAACGGCCAGAACATCAATGAGATGACCGATGAGCGCAACCGCTTGCGTATGCGCGCACGGCTGGGCATCAATGCAAAGGTCACGCAAGATCTGTTCGCCGCCTTGCGCCTGACCACCGGCTCCGCCGCCGACGCGCTGTCGACCAGCCAGACCCTGGGCGCATCCGGTGTCAAGAGCAGCTTTGCGCTGGACCGCGCCTTCATGCGTTACCACGACGACGAGGGATTGCCCTGGCTGAACGTGACGGCCGGACGCATGCCCACGCCTTGGTTTGGAACCGACCTGGTCTGGAACGAGAACCTGACGCTGGATGGCATCCAGGTGCAGATGGATCCGGCGGCCAAGACCGACCAAGTCTGGCGCCCCTTTGTGGGAACCGGTCTGTTTGCGTTGCAGGATATTGAAACCTCCACATCCAACCAGGCCAAATCCAAATGGCTGGTCGGATTGCAAGGTGGGGTGGAGTGGATTCCAGACAACAACAAGCGCGCTAAGATCGGCCTGGGCTATTACGACTTCCAGCACGTCAGCGGTGAACGCAACAGCTATAACCTCACCACCACCAACAACACGGCCCCGGGCTTCCGGCAAAAGGGCAACACCCTGTTTGATATTGCCAACGATGGCGGTGCGACATCGCTTTACGCATTGGCCTCGGACTACCAGCTCGTCAACCTGACGGCCATGCTGGACGTAAGCCTGAACGACCCGGTGCACCTGATCTCCACCCTGGACTATGTGGAGAACATAGGCTATGACCACGAGAAGATCCTGCAACGCACCGGACTGGATGTGGCACGTCAGACCACCGGTTACATGCTCAAGTTTGCTGTGGGTATGCCGTCCATGCTGCTGCGCGGTGACTGGCAAGCCTCGCTGGCCTACCGCTACCTGGAAGCCGATGCCGTGCTGGACTCCATGACCGACAACGACTTCCATCTGGGCGGCACCAACAACAAGGGCTATGTGCTGGGCATGCAGTACGCGCTGGGCCGCAACAACTGGATATCTGCACGCTGGCTCTCCAGCAACGAAGTCTCCGGCCCGCCGCTGGCAGTCAACGTTCTTCAGGTTTATTTCAATGCCAAGTTCTGA
- a CDS encoding ankyrin repeat domain-containing protein translates to MPSSDAHSSSLLVTFGLGLCLLVQISGCAMAPEQLALRRRLEAGVQTPEDMVRFRTPDAENKQLVASGQDWPPASTVSANGVLMKAASNGDLAATKAALNAGAHVNAVTEWGSTPVQLAAQQGQGDVVRHLLRAGAVADGRGGAMSPLAAAALGGHAEVVKLLISKGAQVDGNTDTGESPLMQAVRLNRVDAAAALLEAGARLQARSRQGDSLCMVAINENYPAMLALLLRHGASPSTSDRDGLTPLYWAEFYKRDDMVQLLLAAGAKPDVKKLALPASSSYTLGEF, encoded by the coding sequence ATGCCAAGTTCTGACGCACATAGCAGTTCACTGCTGGTTACGTTTGGCCTGGGGCTGTGCCTGTTGGTGCAGATCTCCGGCTGCGCCATGGCGCCCGAGCAACTGGCCTTGCGCCGGCGCCTGGAAGCCGGGGTGCAGACGCCCGAAGACATGGTGCGCTTTCGCACACCGGACGCGGAAAACAAGCAACTGGTCGCCAGCGGTCAGGATTGGCCGCCGGCTTCCACTGTTTCAGCCAATGGCGTGCTAATGAAGGCCGCCAGCAATGGTGATCTGGCAGCAACCAAGGCCGCGTTGAATGCGGGAGCGCACGTCAACGCCGTGACCGAGTGGGGCAGCACACCGGTGCAATTGGCAGCACAGCAGGGCCAGGGCGATGTGGTGCGGCATTTGTTGCGCGCCGGTGCCGTGGCCGACGGGCGCGGCGGTGCCATGTCGCCTCTGGCTGCAGCGGCGCTGGGGGGGCACGCCGAAGTGGTCAAGTTGCTCATCAGCAAGGGCGCACAGGTGGATGGCAATACCGACACGGGTGAGTCCCCCTTGATGCAGGCGGTGCGCCTCAACCGTGTGGACGCAGCCGCTGCGCTGCTGGAGGCCGGAGCCAGGCTGCAAGCGCGAAGCCGCCAGGGTGACAGCCTGTGCATGGTGGCTATCAATGAAAACTATCCGGCCATGCTGGCCTTGCTGCTGCGCCATGGCGCCAGTCCTAGCACGTCGGATCGGGACGGACTCACGCCGTTGTATTGGGCAGAGTTCTACAAGCGCGATGACATGGTGCAACTGTTGTTGGCAGCAGGCGCCAAGCCGGATGTGAAGAAGCTGGCACTGCCTGCCAGCAGCAGCTATACGCTGGGAGAGTTTTGA
- a CDS encoding DsbC family protein produces MKSKLSRLRPLGLSLMLATLSVSLCAQEAVIRKNLAKRLPEFKTIDEVTKLPIPGMYEVRVNGTDLYYTDAQGNYIIKGSLLNTQNLRDLTKEKMDKLMAIKFEDLPKKDFFTIVRGNGQRKIAVFEDPNCGFCKRFEKDFQEVDNVTVQVYLYPILGPDSKEKSKKIWCAKDRGAAWKDWILNQVATTGGIMPCDTTALDRNLEFGQRYRVEGTPTLFLADGRRVPGAQDAKQVEKLLGEVQVH; encoded by the coding sequence ATGAAAAGCAAACTGTCTCGTCTGCGGCCTCTGGGCCTGTCTCTTATGCTGGCTACGCTGAGCGTGAGCCTGTGCGCGCAGGAGGCGGTCATCCGCAAGAACCTGGCTAAGCGCTTGCCCGAGTTCAAGACCATTGATGAAGTAACCAAGCTGCCGATACCGGGCATGTATGAGGTGCGCGTCAACGGTACCGACCTGTACTACACCGATGCCCAGGGCAACTACATCATTAAGGGAAGCTTGCTCAATACCCAGAACCTGCGCGACCTCACCAAAGAGAAGATGGACAAGCTCATGGCCATCAAGTTCGAGGACTTGCCCAAGAAGGACTTCTTCACCATTGTGCGTGGCAACGGTCAGCGCAAGATTGCCGTGTTTGAAGACCCGAACTGCGGCTTTTGCAAGCGCTTCGAAAAGGACTTCCAGGAGGTGGACAACGTCACCGTGCAGGTTTATCTGTATCCCATACTTGGGCCCGATTCCAAGGAAAAGTCCAAGAAGATCTGGTGTGCCAAGGACCGTGGCGCCGCCTGGAAGGACTGGATCCTGAATCAGGTTGCCACCACCGGCGGCATCATGCCTTGCGACACCACGGCCCTGGACCGCAATCTGGAGTTTGGCCAGCGCTACCGTGTGGAAGGAACACCCACCTTGTTTCTGGCCGATGGCAGACGCGTGCCCGGCGCGCAGGATGCAAAGCAGGTGGAGAAACTGCTGGGCGAGGTGCAGGTGCACTGA
- a CDS encoding PEP-CTERM sorting domain-containing protein, whose amino-acid sequence MTKSAFQLKVLAGLLLVIAGSASAATYTNVPGGATTGLPFAYFGNAANPSGDSPKVGEVFSLTSAETLSSFSFYALGNVAASLQLNVAQWNPTTIAAGTPLLTTSGSAVETFNSTGGYTTISFDNLGLNLNSGTSYIAYLTSSDPSVTGIQLSRIAKTADTTGFGTAEAHYSTVSNSWVLGPNNGFLNLQYTAITAAVPEPESYALLLAGMGLIGAVVKRRKAKQA is encoded by the coding sequence ATGACCAAATCTGCGTTTCAACTGAAAGTACTCGCCGGCCTCTTGCTGGTCATCGCCGGCAGCGCATCCGCCGCCACCTACACCAACGTTCCAGGCGGCGCGACCACTGGCTTGCCCTTCGCCTACTTTGGCAACGCAGCCAACCCAAGCGGCGACTCACCCAAGGTTGGCGAAGTGTTCTCCCTCACTTCGGCCGAAACACTCTCCTCCTTCAGCTTCTACGCGCTTGGCAATGTTGCAGCATCCCTGCAACTGAACGTGGCGCAATGGAACCCCACCACCATTGCGGCCGGAACACCCCTGCTGACCACCAGCGGTTCCGCAGTCGAGACCTTCAATTCGACCGGCGGCTACACCACCATTTCTTTCGACAACCTGGGCCTGAACCTGAATTCCGGCACCAGCTACATCGCCTACCTGACCAGCAGCGATCCCAGCGTGACGGGCATTCAACTGTCGCGCATCGCCAAGACAGCTGACACCACCGGCTTCGGCACTGCGGAGGCCCACTACAGCACCGTCAGCAACAGCTGGGTGCTCGGTCCGAACAACGGTTTCCTGAATCTGCAATACACGGCCATCACAGCCGCCGTGCCCGAGCCCGAGTCCTACGCCCTGCTGCTCGCCGGCATGGGCCTGATCGGTGCTGTGGTCAAGCGCCGCAAGGCCAAGCAAGCGTAA
- a CDS encoding DUF2325 domain-containing protein, whose protein sequence is MLSKPNLACVAPTSAPLQPSSTGSRRRRLWDLEHQCHCTVVGVCFPLDALRHLVNKAAGEKTLFDDYQVHVGAVAQCARRNVLSELMQVDLERRYALQIKAYRAAKTAKEVADLWAAAMRHGDVAGAYWAALTHPRCDGALQDALCRDMHMLQHQAGASVRVDMARFHALMDENAVLTRELSKVQDRCTRMLAEKCGEVKALTAQVLQLQAEIAAKDSRLAQLAECGGRMQDVQATPRLLRKFELLTARHSQLEAHNVELQSKLRSAARLLEALCTESMNTQGTHTADTARPYRSAAPLRLNQKTVLCVGGRSGSIANYRQAIERVGGRFTHHDGGLEQSQNVLDASLEAADLVICQTGCISHNAYWKVKDFCKRTGKQCVFVESPSASSLVRGLEHLSRLDTADISAQSASVSQNTTGNAQCVGGSS, encoded by the coding sequence ATGTTGAGCAAACCCAATTTGGCGTGCGTAGCGCCTACGTCCGCACCTTTGCAGCCCTCATCAACAGGTTCCAGGCGCAGACGGCTTTGGGACCTGGAGCACCAGTGCCATTGCACTGTGGTGGGTGTGTGCTTCCCGCTGGACGCATTGCGCCATCTGGTGAACAAGGCCGCCGGGGAAAAGACCCTGTTCGACGACTACCAGGTGCACGTGGGCGCGGTGGCCCAGTGCGCGCGTCGCAACGTGCTGTCCGAGCTCATGCAAGTCGATCTGGAAAGGCGATATGCGCTGCAGATCAAGGCCTACCGCGCGGCGAAAACGGCCAAGGAAGTTGCAGACCTGTGGGCTGCTGCCATGCGCCACGGCGATGTGGCGGGTGCCTATTGGGCGGCGCTGACACACCCGCGGTGCGATGGCGCGCTACAGGACGCACTGTGTCGCGACATGCACATGTTGCAGCATCAGGCGGGGGCATCGGTGCGTGTGGACATGGCCAGGTTCCATGCGCTGATGGATGAAAACGCAGTGCTCACGCGGGAGTTGTCCAAGGTGCAAGATCGATGCACACGGATGCTCGCAGAGAAGTGCGGCGAAGTGAAGGCGCTGACCGCACAGGTCTTGCAACTCCAGGCAGAGATTGCTGCCAAGGACAGCCGCCTCGCTCAGTTAGCAGAGTGTGGGGGCCGCATGCAGGATGTGCAGGCCACCCCGCGTTTGCTGAGGAAGTTCGAGTTGCTGACGGCGCGACATTCCCAGCTCGAAGCACATAACGTCGAGTTGCAATCCAAGCTGAGATCCGCTGCAAGACTGCTGGAAGCGCTGTGCACCGAATCCATGAACACGCAAGGCACGCATACAGCAGATACCGCAAGACCGTACCGATCCGCGGCACCGTTGCGATTGAATCAGAAGACCGTGTTGTGTGTGGGGGGACGAAGCGGCAGCATTGCCAACTATCGCCAGGCAATAGAGCGCGTCGGAGGCAGGTTTACCCACCACGACGGCGGCTTGGAGCAAAGCCAAAACGTTCTGGATGCCAGTCTGGAGGCTGCCGACCTGGTGATTTGCCAGACGGGCTGCATCAGCCACAACGCCTATTGGAAGGTCAAGGACTTCTGCAAACGCACCGGCAAACAGTGCGTATTTGTCGAGAGTCCAAGCGCTTCGTCCTTGGTTCGCGGCTTGGAACACCTGTCAAGGCTGGACACAGCGGACATTTCGGCACAGAGTGCTTCCGTGTCTCAAAACACCACGGGCAATGCGCAATGCGTTGGCGGATCCTCTTAA
- a CDS encoding GGDEF domain-containing protein, which produces MKQQASEHPDKRAELALVALDHIDAMIAFWDRDQRCQFANRAYYDWFGRSVDQMAGISMRDLLGPLYAKNLPYILKAMAGEKQVFEREITLPDGDVRFSLATYTPHIVQGVVEGIYAHVVDVSKLKHLENELRMAKAAAEELATHDFLTGLPNRLLLNDRIVQALSSARRSGQIVAGISLDLDSFKKVNDHYGHATGDQLLVQVGSRITGALRENDTVTRMGGDEFFVLIGGTESVVQVENMAQRILDSFQKPFQLSEATLFVTCSLGVAVCSHCSIEPGQLIQLSDHGLLKAKELGKNRYVMEQLSGPSTASQAENA; this is translated from the coding sequence ATGAAGCAGCAAGCAAGTGAGCACCCTGACAAACGTGCTGAATTGGCGCTTGTTGCACTGGACCACATAGATGCAATGATCGCTTTTTGGGATCGGGATCAGAGATGCCAATTCGCAAACCGTGCCTATTACGACTGGTTTGGCAGATCCGTGGATCAGATGGCGGGGATTTCAATGAGGGATCTGTTGGGCCCTCTGTATGCCAAAAATCTGCCGTACATCCTGAAGGCCATGGCGGGTGAAAAGCAAGTGTTCGAGCGTGAAATTACGCTCCCCGACGGCGACGTGCGATTCAGCTTGGCAACTTATACGCCCCACATCGTTCAAGGGGTTGTGGAGGGAATCTATGCCCATGTTGTGGACGTCAGCAAGCTAAAGCATTTGGAAAACGAGTTGCGAATGGCCAAGGCAGCGGCGGAAGAACTTGCAACGCATGACTTCTTGACGGGACTTCCCAATCGGCTGCTCTTGAACGACAGAATAGTGCAAGCGCTTTCATCGGCTCGACGTTCTGGGCAAATAGTTGCGGGCATTAGCCTCGATCTGGATAGCTTCAAAAAAGTCAATGACCACTATGGACATGCCACTGGAGACCAACTTCTGGTCCAGGTCGGGTCTCGCATCACGGGTGCACTGAGGGAAAACGACACCGTAACAAGAATGGGCGGTGATGAGTTCTTTGTTCTCATCGGAGGAACCGAGTCTGTGGTTCAGGTAGAGAACATGGCCCAGCGTATTTTGGACAGCTTCCAAAAACCATTTCAGCTTTCTGAGGCAACTTTGTTTGTAACCTGCAGCCTTGGAGTTGCGGTCTGCAGCCATTGCTCAATAGAACCAGGCCAGTTGATTCAGCTGTCTGATCATGGGTTGCTGAAAGCAAAAGAGTTGGGCAAGAACAGATACGTAATGGAGCAGTTGTCAGGGCCGTCCACAGCGTCCCAAGCAGAGAACGCGTAA
- a CDS encoding integrase: MKTTPSAEKTTGEILRSLKIGQFTTISKIDQCGALQARRLASGTITFYWRYTHDGKSDRVVIGPYDASAPPKSLSPGSKGYSVAAATEACRERATIQVQNAPVGGYRGHVASIKRDHEAAQNALTDAQEHSVSKLLDAYVSYLEGKERRSASDARSIFKHHVKDAHPDIANGPAVHLTPENVTDMMRTLIKAEKGRTANKLRSYLLAAYQCGLDSKSRASIPAIFKSFKISSNPVALTKRESEFDKADKNQFELEELQTYWGLIKDIAGIRGAALRLHLLSGGQRIEQLCKLKRENVTDKTFTLFDGKGRPGKPPRVNFLPLFSGISAAISELAKENTGEYAISTDGGATPLSAMTMTNWAKDVAKTKIDNFQLKRVRSGVETALAVAGVSREIRAHLQSHGLTGVQDKHYDGHDYVPEKQFALEVLHALLEGKQIKLIPSLKLV, translated from the coding sequence ATGAAAACTACACCATCCGCAGAGAAAACCACCGGCGAGATTCTGCGCTCGCTCAAAATCGGACAGTTCACCACCATCAGCAAGATTGACCAGTGTGGCGCACTGCAAGCACGTCGCTTGGCGTCCGGCACGATCACCTTTTACTGGCGATATACCCATGACGGTAAGAGCGACCGCGTGGTCATCGGTCCTTATGACGCCAGTGCGCCTCCCAAATCCTTGTCTCCTGGCAGCAAGGGCTACTCAGTGGCCGCTGCAACCGAGGCATGCCGCGAAAGAGCGACCATCCAAGTACAAAACGCACCTGTTGGCGGTTACCGTGGACACGTAGCTTCAATCAAGCGTGATCACGAAGCCGCCCAAAATGCGCTGACTGACGCCCAGGAGCATAGCGTTTCAAAGCTCCTGGATGCATACGTCTCCTACCTGGAGGGTAAAGAGCGGCGTTCGGCTTCAGACGCACGTTCCATTTTTAAACATCATGTCAAGGACGCACATCCTGACATTGCCAATGGACCGGCGGTTCATCTCACCCCTGAGAACGTAACCGACATGATGCGTACGTTGATCAAAGCTGAAAAAGGGCGAACCGCCAACAAGCTGCGTTCCTACTTGCTGGCGGCATATCAGTGCGGGCTTGACAGCAAATCACGGGCATCCATTCCAGCGATTTTCAAGTCCTTCAAAATTTCCAGCAACCCTGTGGCGTTAACCAAAAGGGAATCTGAGTTTGACAAAGCTGACAAAAATCAATTTGAATTGGAAGAACTCCAGACATATTGGGGTCTGATCAAAGACATTGCTGGTATCCGTGGTGCCGCACTGCGGCTTCATTTGCTGAGCGGCGGCCAGCGCATTGAGCAACTGTGCAAGCTCAAGAGAGAGAACGTCACTGACAAGACATTCACATTGTTTGACGGCAAGGGGCGTCCTGGAAAGCCACCGCGAGTAAATTTTCTGCCACTGTTTTCAGGCATTTCGGCAGCAATTTCTGAACTCGCAAAAGAAAATACAGGCGAGTACGCAATATCGACCGATGGCGGAGCTACGCCGTTAAGCGCCATGACGATGACCAATTGGGCCAAGGATGTGGCGAAAACCAAGATTGATAACTTTCAGCTAAAGCGCGTTCGCTCAGGAGTTGAAACTGCATTGGCGGTTGCTGGTGTGAGCCGCGAAATTCGTGCTCATTTACAGTCGCATGGACTAACTGGGGTACAAGATAAACATTACGATGGTCATGACTATGTACCGGAAAAGCAATTTGCACTGGAAGTCCTGCATGCGCTGCTTGAGGGCAAGCAGATCAAGTTAATTCCCTCCCTCAAATTGGTTTAG
- a CDS encoding AlpA family phage regulatory protein, translating into MNRESPNTSVATEVETGSSGHGDIAEDVEQQIASDTGDVVAPPNDAMNASELSVPNEPKRPRHQPNWIVWNDRLLVSLFSAICLVHNITPGRKYVAKLKELDDPRCRHFEGHLLTLKQWQRLDDRLRSFPASDTEPTDRTEISLRSFIEFVKDQNPFGGITIPNQFWQLKPPLLPLLSAPGGAASIVNQTRSVPSSVPDVGMPAETAPAQVNALQSPAHPEPTPMLASLPLSPPLSPAPQVQAQALTKHEGNAQERSSQEPDEPTENSKPAKRRAPKPVRDDLLRNVNLDQPGFLNIDQVLALTTVSRSGWYDGIQKGTYPSPVPLGGKRRVGWRTQDIKKLLGDLAK; encoded by the coding sequence ATGAATCGGGAAAGCCCAAATACCTCAGTAGCCACTGAAGTCGAGACCGGCAGTAGCGGCCATGGCGATATAGCGGAAGACGTAGAGCAGCAGATTGCATCCGACACTGGTGACGTGGTGGCGCCACCCAACGACGCCATGAATGCTTCTGAATTAAGCGTGCCCAATGAGCCCAAGCGGCCAAGACACCAGCCGAACTGGATCGTCTGGAACGACAGACTCCTGGTCTCCCTGTTCAGCGCAATCTGCTTGGTCCACAACATCACGCCGGGCCGCAAGTATGTTGCCAAGCTGAAAGAACTCGACGATCCTCGTTGCCGACATTTTGAAGGGCATCTCCTCACGCTTAAGCAGTGGCAGCGGCTGGATGACCGATTGCGTTCATTCCCTGCCTCGGATACAGAACCCACCGACCGTACAGAAATTTCCCTGCGCAGCTTCATTGAATTTGTCAAAGATCAGAATCCTTTTGGCGGAATCACCATCCCAAACCAGTTCTGGCAGTTAAAGCCACCTCTTTTGCCATTGTTGTCTGCACCAGGCGGCGCTGCCTCCATAGTGAACCAAACCCGGTCTGTCCCTTCTTCTGTGCCGGACGTCGGTATGCCGGCAGAGACTGCACCTGCCCAGGTCAACGCACTTCAAAGCCCAGCACATCCAGAGCCAACACCAATGCTGGCATCCCTGCCCTTGTCACCACCACTGTCCCCCGCACCACAAGTACAAGCACAAGCGCTAACAAAGCATGAGGGGAACGCTCAAGAACGGTCCAGCCAGGAGCCGGACGAACCAACGGAAAACTCCAAGCCAGCGAAACGACGGGCACCAAAACCAGTCAGGGATGACCTGCTGCGCAACGTCAACTTGGACCAGCCCGGTTTCCTCAACATCGACCAAGTGCTGGCGCTCACCACTGTTTCCCGGTCTGGCTGGTACGACGGTATCCAGAAGGGGACATACCCTTCTCCGGTGCCCCTTGGTGGCAAGCGCAGAGTCGGCTGGCGCACACAGGACATCAAGAAGCTCCTTGGCGATCTGGCAAAGTAG
- a CDS encoding HAD domain-containing protein, with translation MILFLDFDGVLHPDPCDRRDWFCQLPLLENVLRQHPHVDVVISSSWRYDHSLEQLRGTFAEDLRSRIVGVTPTDARPQVEDWMPQALLPSHHREIECRKWLQRYRSTQTHWLAIDDVREWFAPDCKNLLVTDSGKGFRPEQVEFLEKCIKDTTG, from the coding sequence ATGATTCTCTTTTTGGATTTCGATGGTGTGCTGCATCCCGATCCGTGTGACCGGCGGGACTGGTTCTGCCAGTTACCGCTGCTGGAAAATGTGTTGCGTCAGCATCCCCATGTTGACGTTGTGATCAGCAGTAGCTGGCGCTATGACCACAGCCTGGAGCAATTGCGGGGGACTTTTGCGGAAGACTTGCGCTCGCGCATTGTGGGGGTTACGCCAACGGACGCACGGCCCCAGGTTGAGGACTGGATGCCGCAAGCGTTGCTGCCAAGCCATCATCGGGAAATTGAGTGCCGCAAGTGGCTGCAACGGTATCGCTCAACACAAACGCATTGGCTTGCCATAGACGATGTGCGGGAGTGGTTTGCGCCGGATTGTAAAAATCTGCTGGTGACTGACTCCGGCAAAGGATTCCGGCCCGAACAGGTTGAATTCCTTGAAAAATGTATCAAAGATACTACTGGCTAG
- a CDS encoding lysozyme inhibitor LprI family protein, producing the protein MTKAGAIIGIIAGIFGFLAAITTLLFGGLSSAFGAHGANTVIGLGWGGVLFSFATIILGAIAFSRPKKAGIGMIVTSILGAVLGGTLVAVCMVLSLVGGILAVIGAKDIAASTATPVTAGGALPASAASQTMTKRILVLVALFAVGGGAVLLSQRLKQPDGTDTQAPVIAAGGLTGEAAPKANMANESVAVTGAQPVTKDDAQQQSKSSVIETAAAQPIAAQKASWVPSFDCTKAVSFAEKAICSDPLLGKLDGALAENYKFMQAADIGDGAKADLKASQRKWVAERNKCVDNQCLADTYRKRIDDVCDYPVISGAHPACNAAEDIK; encoded by the coding sequence ATGACAAAAGCTGGAGCAATCATCGGCATCATCGCCGGCATTTTTGGATTCTTGGCAGCCATCACAACGCTGCTGTTTGGCGGGCTCAGTTCCGCGTTTGGTGCGCACGGAGCCAATACGGTCATTGGCCTGGGATGGGGCGGCGTACTGTTTTCATTTGCGACCATCATCCTGGGAGCCATTGCCTTCTCCAGACCGAAGAAAGCTGGCATTGGGATGATCGTGACGTCAATCCTGGGGGCGGTGCTTGGCGGCACGCTGGTGGCAGTCTGCATGGTGCTATCACTGGTGGGTGGCATCCTGGCTGTCATTGGCGCCAAAGACATCGCGGCCAGCACAGCAACACCGGTGACTGCAGGGGGAGCACTACCAGCAAGCGCAGCAAGCCAGACCATGACCAAACGCATTCTGGTGCTTGTCGCACTCTTTGCCGTGGGGGGCGGAGCCGTACTTCTGTCGCAAAGACTGAAGCAGCCGGACGGCACAGACACGCAGGCTCCAGTAATTGCAGCCGGTGGACTGACTGGCGAGGCGGCACCCAAAGCCAACATGGCAAATGAAAGTGTTGCGGTGACCGGTGCACAGCCGGTGACAAAAGACGACGCACAGCAGCAATCCAAATCATCCGTCATAGAGACCGCTGCCGCACAACCGATCGCCGCACAAAAAGCCTCCTGGGTTCCCAGCTTCGATTGCACCAAGGCCGTCAGCTTTGCTGAAAAGGCGATTTGCAGTGATCCTCTCTTGGGAAAGCTGGACGGTGCTCTGGCTGAGAATTACAAGTTCATGCAGGCTGCAGACATTGGAGATGGCGCCAAGGCTGATCTAAAAGCGTCTCAACGGAAATGGGTTGCTGAGCGCAATAAATGCGTTGACAACCAATGTCTGGCTGATACATACCGCAAGCGGATTGATGACGTGTGCGACTACCCGGTCATCTCGGGTGCACACCCTGCATGTAATGCGGCCGAAGACATCAAATAA